The genomic DNA ggcacaacaacctgcTCCCCAGCTTGGAGATGTTGCCAGCTACCACTGGAGAGTAACATCAGAGCCTTCCAGGCCATCCCTAACCCCTCCTGAAAGCCCcatttccccatccctgcctttTTCCAGCTGAGGATGCCCAGAAACCCGTAAGAGGCTTTTCAAGCTCACCCACTCACACGGCCACACTGCTGCTTTGTAAGCTTTGGAAAAGTGCTTTGGGTCAAGCTACCTAGCATTGCTCCAGCCTTAAAAATAGCATAGCTGATAAGGCTGGAGAGAGAGGGCAGAGCCAGCCCTGGGGCAGGATGCATAACGCTCCCCACTGCTGCTTGCTATGTTCCTACACCAGCGTCcgaaagggaaagcaaaaacCACCCCACTCTCCACTGGGCAGCAACACATTCAAAAACATGCTGGGCGTTAAAGGATGCAATGCtctcaaagcacagcaaacagaGAGGCATCCAgcagagggaagaagggaagcaGAGTAGCTTGCAGTTCATGTGGCCATAGATACACCCATCCTGAGCACTATGATGCCACAACCGGAACTTCAGACCATGCTACAATTACAGCAGTGGCACCAGCCACAGAGGCTTTGCAGAGCTTTAAAAGCCTCTTCTCTGGGAAAGCAATAGTGGTACCTGCATTTGATGGTCCCTGGACGCTCTGGGGCCATGCTGGGGCTCAACTCAGGAGTCAGCCTGCTTCCATCACTCCTCCAGACCCACTTCCAATGCATTGTTAAAACAGAAGCAGTAAGCTACAGACTCTTTTCTTATAGCCTGCAGCTCATTTCATTAATTGTTACCCTAATTAACTCATCAGGCAGCTGTGCAGTgatctgctgctctgctcccagcccacCTAGGCAGTAGAGctttcccaggagctgctgacAGGCACTCCAGGACCAGCTAACCTGGCTGTTGATTTCTAATCCACGGCAATGTTTCTCCCAATACCTCCTGTCCAGTCCAGGAAATTAAAGATGATACAGAATGATTTTATGATCAAATCGCTTCTAAAACTGGCATGGATATTGCAATTTAACATAAATGTACAAACAGACACATTAGCTTCTCAAGGAAAGGCCGTGCTATTTTTCAAGATTTGGCTCACGTATTCTCTAGAAATCAGTTACACCACAATGAGATCTTTATGCATAGTTCAGAAGCTTTTAGGAGTATTTGTCATTCAGAGACACTCCCAATGCCTTCATGCACTACCCCTGTAAGGGCATGGCCAAGCCgatctctctccctctttaGACAGAACGCAGACAGACAGAATTGAGCATCTCGCCTCCAcctgtataaataaataaatcataaatcAAGAAGGCTGTTGGATTTTTATTAGCACAAACCACCTTCTTGGCAAGCAGGCAGCCCATGCCCCTGAATGCTAAAAAAGGGTAGGAATGGGCTCTGGCCTCCTCCAGGATAAACACGACCACGCACAGCTCCTGTTCTGAGGGATCATGCCTGCCCCCCGCACCTGGAAGCCTCACATGCAGCTCAGGGTGTGGGGCCAGGGAACGTGTCCCAGGGTGGCCAGGCTGCAGATTTGTGCCATGGGTTAAGCCTGCAGGCTGCGCTGCCCACAGGCTGAAGCCAGGCTGTGCCACGAGCCCTCTGCCATGGCCACTTGGGCCTCTGCAAGGGCAGGGGCTCTCCTGATGCACGGGGGCTTGTCCTCACTTGCGGTGATGCAGGGGGTCTGTCCCTCCAAGAATGGTGCTTGTTCTCCCCAGCCCTTTCCATTCAGGGTCTCTTCTCACACTGCACCAGATCCTTGGCCTTACGCTGAAGACCTTGCTAACTCCCACAATCCTTCCTTACTCTGTCTTCTCTCCTCCCAGGTAGATTTTGAGGATGTGATAGCTGAGCCTGTGGGAACATACAGCTTTGACGGCGTCTGGAAAGCCAGCTACACCACCTTCACTGTCAGCAAGTACTGGTGCTACCGGCTGCTCTCTGCCATCCTGGGCATCCCCTTGGCAGTCATCTGGGGCttcctctttgccctcatcTCCTTCTGCCACATCTGGGCAGTGGTGCCCTGCATCAAGAGCTACCTGATAGAGATCCAGTGCGTCAGCCGAATCTACTCCCTCTGCATCCACACGTTCTGCGATCCGCTCTTTGAGGCACTCTCCAAGATCTGTGGCAATATCAGAGTGGCTCTCCGGAAGGAGATCTAAGTCCCTACAGCCGCCCCAACCAGCCCTCGCACAGCCACCCCTTTGCACAGCTTATACCCTGCCCTTGGGCACACGGACATTCACACGCAGGTACCTGTGCAGCGCAGAGCTGGCTGTCGAGGATGCTCCCTGCAGATGGAGGCACACTGGGCTGCCTCTTACTCCATCCCAAAGCCAGCAGCTTTAGGACAAGAGAAACCCGTGAAGGCTCGGTGAGCAGCCCAGGGAGAGCCCTCtgccctccaggaccccctcattgcaccctgctcctgcagaagGGACTGCAGCATCTCCTGGACCACAGCCTTGGGCTGCAAcccacagctgcagagcaggaagcgaggatgcagagatgctgctggaaAACAGACCAAACCCTGTGTGCTCCTCTAGCCCTTCTGTCTATCATGACACTAAGAGAAATACTTGTAtatgaattattattatttgctgCAAATAATTGTCAGTGTGGAAGCTTCTGCATTAAATAATGTTGCACGAAAGTTTTATGGAGAGAATAGTGGAAACaaacttttctttcagtgtgtTTGCATTTCAGCAAAGCTTTGAAATCCAGATCAATTGCTACACCAAATGTCTTCTGGTAGTATGTGCTGAGCTTGGGCCACGGGCAATTGCAAAACCATCTGTGGTAATTTAACACTCACTACTTAATTATGAGTCATCGTTATGCATTGTGCTCAGGATTCAACAGGCAGTGCAGCACAGGTAGGGCTGCAGAGGGGCAGCCAGGCAGGACCATGGGgaacaacaaaaacaaatggCTTTTGATAACTTTACttgagaaaatacaaaatactatCTTGGCTATAGGTaaagctttgggtttttttctcagggATAATATTTACTGCTTGCTTGTTTGATGGAGGGCAAGCTCTAGCCTACAGCAACGCACGTATCTTACACAGTGAGGACTGGCCCTCTGCTCTGTGCCCTGCTCTGCTTTACCTGCCATCCTGGCACTGGGGTCCAGGACCACGCCAGCCCCTCAGGCTCTGCCCCAAGGGAGGACACCCACTTCCACTGCACTGGACCCTTTCCTCGGGGAAGTCCCCCTCCCATAGCATCCCACAGGGTTTGCCCAGATGTGCCAGGGAAGCGGAGTAAGGAGCCTCCTCCAGGACACTGCCACTCCCAGCCACTCCAGTAAAAACACAGGGATAAGGGAAAAAGTCCAATTCAGAGCTATTTACTCCCCCATGTTGTCAGTTAATTTGTTCAGTCCATCTTCCACGAAGCCGTACTTCAACTTTAAGGCACTTAAATGCTTTTTGGCTCTGGCCataagtgctttgctgaaacAGGGCCCAGGAAGTCTCATTGTTCAGAGGTTATTCTCGATCGtatttgtgtgctttttttcccctggcttCCAACAAAGACTTGGAGCCAAAGTCTCTCCCAGTGCCATGTCAAGGACAAGAAAGAGCCAGATTTTCTATTGGTGCTCCTCCAGCGGCTTGGGATTGTGGACTTCCATGGTTCCATAGCAATGTAGTGCCCATGCTCTAGCAACATCAGGCCTTGAGATGGATGGACTTTTatcaaaaatatataaatatgtgtgtgtgtatatatatatttacatatttgtaggggaaaaaaattctcaaaaaaTATTATCATAAGCATTTTGTAAAGCTTTTTGTGGCaataaaaatagttaaaaattaTACGGGGATTACATTCTTTTTAATGGCTTTTTGTTCTATTAGTTCATAACCTGAACCTGAAAAACCTCCGCCACTGCCTGGGGACAGCCCAGGAACTTGATCTTGGGCTACAGCATCGCTCAACTACAGTGTCCCCATGCATGGGggcacagccctgcctgcctgACCCATAACCATAGCTAGGAATTGCAACCAGGGTTTGCAAGGCAATGCCCTGCCTCACCCAAAGCTGCCTCCTTGCTCTGTCCATCAGTCCTGGTAAAATCGATCACTATATTGTGTTTCCTTCCTGGCAGACAGAGGATGTGCCAAACACCGAAGCTCATGATAAAATgggacacaaacacacacacagacccacACACTCTCGATGTTTTGTGCAGGCGCTAATTACTCTCAAGGAGAAAGAAGGTGAACATAGGAGGAAAATCCTGTATCCTATCCTAAGGATTTAATCCAGTCTGGTAAAATACTCTGAGTGAGAATCTACTAGGTTGTATTCAACAAATGCGCCGAGAGCTCACTTGAAGctactagaaaaaaatcaaaggaataCCAGGTCATGAAAGGTGAAAATGTACCTGTTGATGACAGTGAAAAAATTAAGTAtacatttaaatgcatttttcatattCATTCCCAAGATCTTACCCTTTGGCTGCATGCATGCCTTGCTTGCTGCAGATCCAGGAGGCTGCGTGAGCAAAGGCAGGAGCATCCATCTGGAGTCACCGGATCCCACTGCTACCAAATTCACAGGAAAGTTCCCATTGCCTTCAACCAGAGCTGCACTTCACTCCAGCTGTTCATGGCTGTGTCACAGCTGGCTTCATACTATGGAATACAGTGGTGTACAGATCTTAAGTGCTTGGTGCAGTACTTCATAAACAAAAACATCATTTCACTGAATATACTTGGGTCTTGTGTTTAAATCCTTGTTTCCCACCAGTTTccttcattgtttttttaaatctagtgCTCCTTCTACACTTCCCTTCCTGTTTTCCATCAAGACACAGTCAGAAAACTTTATTTACAGGTATTtcttaacaataaaaaaatccatgccATAAGCATGACCTTGTGCATTACAGAGCAAGAAAATTGCATTGGTGTAAAAGACTAAATGCTATCTGCGGTAAACCCAAAGCAAAAGCTTAGCCTTGGGGGAACTCAGCAGGAGTTTTTCCATTAAACCCCATGGAGTCCAGCTATAACCCTAGACGCCTGCCTTTGGAGAAGCATTTGAGCACACTCAGCAAACGTGTTATTGCACAGATCCCCTGACCCTGCAGTCATGTCAATCCCCCTGCCTCCTGCTGACCCATGTGTGCAGCCCCACACAGCacaaagagcagagctggggagggatagGGACACCCTGGAGTTCACGTTGTTCCCCAGGAGGCTCGTCCCCAGTGCTGTCCTCACTGTCCCTCCCCAGTCTGTGGGAGCAGGACTGCCCTGCTCTGTCCCAGCAGTGCCACCAGCAGGCCTGGGCAGAGGGAAACAGTGCTGGCActgagcagggatgcagggattaGGCTGCCTCTTCAAGCAAAGCAAGCGTGCCCGCGTTGAAAGTGTAGTGCCCATGGCTCTGCCCCAGCTGGGCACCGAGGGATTCCTGCTGCAGTATGAGGTGGGGCCAGCGCCTGACACTCGTGTGCCCGCGGTGGCACTGATCAccctgtgctgcagcccctTGCATCCAGCAGGGACACCTGTGCATCTGTGCAGGGTCATTCTGGGTGAAACCTGCCCCTGCCAGTGGTA from Phaenicophaeus curvirostris isolate KB17595 chromosome 11, BPBGC_Pcur_1.0, whole genome shotgun sequence includes the following:
- the CAV3 gene encoding caveolin-3, whose protein sequence is MAEEQTELEERIIIKDQHIKEIDLVNRDPKHINEDVVKVDFEDVIAEPVGTYSFDGVWKASYTTFTVSKYWCYRLLSAILGIPLAVIWGFLFALISFCHIWAVVPCIKSYLIEIQCVSRIYSLCIHTFCDPLFEALSKICGNIRVALRKEI